A region from the Triticum aestivum cultivar Chinese Spring chromosome 3D, IWGSC CS RefSeq v2.1, whole genome shotgun sequence genome encodes:
- the LOC123074923 gene encoding 40S ribosomal protein S26, whose protein sequence is MTFKRRNGGRNKHGRGHVRFIRCDNCAKTVPKDKAIKRYKVQNIVAPENISYFTEASVLDGYHLPKIYIKERWCIGCAIHKKKIGIRSRKDRKNRAPPESVRRRGPRPEGQAPRPGGVGGGPGGVGGGSGGTGGGFGAGGAGGGLGAGAPAPNVAGDWPQN, encoded by the exons atg ACCTTCAAGCGCCGGAACGGCGGCCGCAACAAGCATGGCCGCGGCCACGTCAGGTTCATCCGCTGCGACAACTGCGCCAAGACCGTCCCCAAG GACAAGGCGATCAAGAGGTACAAGGTGCAGAACATCGTGGCACCGGAAAACATCAGCTATTTCACGGAGGCGTCCGTCCTTGACG GTTACCATCTGCCCAAGATTTACATCAAGGAGCGCTGGTGCATAGGCTGCGCCATCCATAAGAAGAAGATCGGTATCCGCTCCCGTAAGGACCGCAAGAACCGCGCACCTCCGGAAAGCGTCCGCCGCAGG GGGCCAAGACCTGAGGGCCAagctcctcgtcctggtggcgtcGGCGGGGGTCCTGGTGGTGTCGGCGGGGGTTCTGGTGGTACTGGCGGTGGCTTCGGCGCCGGTGGTgctggcggtggcctcggcgccggTGCTCCAGCTCCCAACGTCGCTGGCGACTGGCCCCAGAATTAG
- the LOC123074924 gene encoding uncharacterized protein — MTATSTSRAPRRPRIRSRAPPPTPIRTARGARSAAADELVLAEFLEASQRVPALTLPLPRKKRFDFPAPPPAPDVPSQGLLSGEAPAARTAVGAAAEAGAFRVGGAVGAGEVRAAVEAAETVFGAPEGVKRELGRLFQRRDRVVGEELYLPWPVSSEVDRLLEAALPGSTYRAFREKMDVVASKMEGLARCVVRVLSHNVKNPKDSALPREAPSVLCLTLYNCNKLKTRWGEFGATDRPDSYALSVHLSGRDQEICLRNQGGSTFFNLPAGSALVTVGKQIQEWSSGEFKRAVGEILFELTDEPNPFMSLELLYSPGDLRLCEVGRHASCIDRPPKTVPLRDQIFIALLLLVLYYLFW, encoded by the exons ATGACGGCGACGTCGACGTCGAGGGCTCCGCGGCGGCCCCGCATCCgctcccgcgcgccgccgcccacgccgatCCGGACGGCCCGCGGCGCGCGCTCCGCCGCGGCCGACGAGCTCGTCCTCGCCGAGTTCCTCGAGGCCTCCCAGCGCGTCCCCGCCCTCACCCTGCCCCTGCCCAGGAAGAAGCGCTTCGACTTCCCGGCTCCCCCGCCGGCCCCGGACGTCCCCTCGCAGGGCCTGCTGTCGGGCGAGGCGCCCGCCGCGCGGACGGCGGTCGGCGCCGCCGCGGAGGCCGGCGCGTTCCGCGTTGGCGGGGCGGTCGGGGCCGGCGAGGTGCGCGCCGCCGTGGAGGCCGCGGAGACGGTGTTCGGGGCGCCGGAGGGGGTGAAGCGGGAGCTTGGGAGGTTGTTCCAGAGGAGGGATCGGGTGGTCGGGGAGGAGCTCTACTTGCCCTGGCCGGTGAGCTCGGAGGTGGATCGGTTGCTCGAGGCGGCCCTGCCCGGCTCGACGTACCGAGCGTTCAG GGAGAAGATGGACGTTGTCGCGTCTAAAATGGAGGGTCTCGCAAGATGTGTGGTCAGGGTTCTATCTCACAACGTCAAGAACCCGAAAGACTCTGCTCTGCCTAGAGAAGCCCCATCGGTTCTCTGTCTAACACTGTATAACTGCAACAAGTTGAAAACACGTTGGGGAGAGTTTGGCGCCACCGATCGTCCGGACTCGTACGCCCTGAGCGTGCACCTCTCCGGACGCGACCAGGAAATTTGCCTCCGGAACCAGGGCGGGTCGACCTTTTTCAATCTGCCGGCTGGCTCTGCGCTTGTTACAGTCGGCAAGCAGATTCAG GAATGGTCGAGTGGGGAGTTCAAGAGGGCTGTTGGAGAGATACTATTTGAGCTGACCGACGAACCAAACCCGTTCATGTCTCTGGAACTCTTGTACTCTCCAGGAGACCTGCGCCTCTGTGAGGTCGGGCGGCACGCTAGCTGCATTGACCGTCCTCCCAAGACTGTTCCTTTGAGGGACCAGATTTTCATTGCGCTGCTTCTGCTGGTTTTGTACTACCTCTTCTGGTGA